The stretch of DNA GACTCTGCCATTGTAATAAATCGATAGCTTGGTCTATAGAGATACCCTTTCGTCGTAACAAACTCTTGCTCCTCAAGTGTAACAAGATATGAATGGAGGGAACTCTTTGAGTAGTCAAGAGATTCAGCCAATTCAGTCAATGTTGCCCCCTCCATCTCATGCAGCGCCTCTAATATATCAGTCGTCTTTTTAACCGCCTCAATCGTTCGTTTTGGATCTGCTTTGTCTATGCCTCCCATACAAGAGATAGACGAGCGTATAGACAAAGCGATTGTGGTTCTTTGCTCATTGGGACACCGTCTAATTAGGCCAGTTTGCGGAACGAGCAGGTCATGGATTTAGTGTGGAATATTGCTCGCAGACCTGTTCAGCGAGCGCCACCCGGCAGAATTTGATGAAACTTGGGAGCGTGAACCGACAACGCCCGTTAGGTTGTTTGTCATCCGGCTTCATACGACCGGTTGTTCACTTTGAGAGGTACAAGCAATTCTTCGCTTGGTCGGCGTAGAACGGCCTCACCAAGCGATTTGGCAATAGATACATCGACTGTCTGATAGCGTGCCAGATCCGTCGTTGTCCACGAGAGAAAAACTCTCGTGTGTCCATCAGATCGCGAAGGGTTCTGAGTACGGCGAAGCCGCTGTGGGTCGTCATTGGTAAAATTATTATCGGTTTTGATTGCGTTTGGTATTGATTTGATTCTGCAATATTTCCATATTCGAAATTGATTTTTGTCGTCGCAGCTTTCGGACGGCGAAGCACTGATCCAGCCGCTGCGTTCCTGCATCGATTGACCGAGAAACGCGACCTCGACGACACGGTGTTTCTTGTCGATGGCTACAGATATTTAAGTACTCTCTCCCGATTAGGATTGGGCGGCCAGCTCGACTGCGTCGAGAGAAACCTGATCGAAAGAGGATTCGTACCTTCAAAATTCGGGTTGATACCTTCCATACCACGTGGGTGGGTAGTCGGGCGAGCATCAATGAATGTTTTGAACAATTCATACATTATTACAACACACAATGATCACATCAATCAGTTAATAGACAGATGCCAGCGGAGATGCTAAACTAGACAGCGCCGGTTAGACTATTACATCCTGAGTCAGGGATAAGTACATCCTCATCTATGTAGGAAAATGGCAAACATATATACTAACCGCTCGGAATCATATTACGATTTCTTAATATCAAATGCCTCTATGAACAGCAATACCGTGTGACAAGCCGAGTCAGCACTCACGACGGCAGGAAAGACTGGAATCGGATACGACGTTGAAATACGACGCGCTCACCGAACAGGAGGTCGAAAGTAGACGGACCATCAAGGCGTACTGCCGAAATTCAGTACGGTCACCGAATGGCGCCGCCGGGCCGAGCTCCGGTGTCCTCGCCGTCGCGAACGATCGGCGTCCCGTCGACCACGACGTGCTCGATCCCGAGCGGGTACTGCTCCGGATCGTCGAACGTCGCGCGGTCGTCGACCACCGCCGGATCGAAGACAACCAGGTCCGCGTCGAGGCCCGGACGGAGCACGCCCTTCGAATCGAGTCCCATCGCTCGAGCGGACAGCGAGGTCATCGACCGGACGGCCTCCTCGAGCGACAGGAGGTTCTCCTGGCGAACGTACGTCGCCAGCACGCGGGGGAACGATCCGTATACCCGGGGGTGGGGACGGGCCCCGAACAGGCCGTCGGTTCCAACCATGACGCGCTCGTTCTGCATGATCGTTCGGACGTCCTCCTCGATCAGCCCGTGAGCGACCATCGACGCCTCGAAGTTTTCAGCGAGCAAGACGTCGCAGAGGACGTCGATCGGCGTGCTGTCGCGCTCGGTCGCGATGGTCGCGATGTCGCATCCGCCCTCGTCGCCGAATTCCTCGGACGTCAGGTTGGTCACCTCGATTCGGTCCCACCCGGTCTTGCCGCCGACGTTTTCCCAGCCTTGGATGCGCCACTCCTCGATATCCCGGCGGATCTCCTCGCGCTGGTTGGGGTCAGTGAGCGTCTCGCGGAGGGCGTCGGCGTCGCCCGACTGCACCCACGGCGGCAACAGCGACGTCAGCATGCTGCTTCCTGCGGTGTAGGGGTACTGGTCCGCGGTGACGTCGACGCCCCGCTCACGGGCGATTTCGACCTGAGCGAGCAAGCGGTCGGCCTTCCCCTGCTGTTCGCTGCCGGTAAGCTTGAAGTGCGAAATCTGAAGCGGAACGTCGTGTTCGGCTCCGATATCGACGAACTCGTCGAGCGCCTCCCAGATCCAGCGGCCCTCGCTACGGATATGGGCGACGAACGGTCGTCCGTAGGGAGCAAGTTCGGCTGCGAGTCGAGACACCTCCTCGGTCCCCGAGTACACCTGGGGCGTGTACACGAGCCCCGTCGAGAAGCCGATCGCGCCGTCCTCGAGCCCCTCGCGGACGAGCGACGCCATCTCCTCGAGTTCGTCGTCGGTTGGCTGGACGTCGTTCATGCCGAGCACGTCGTAGCGGGCGGTGCCGTGCCCGACCAGCGTCGCCACGTTCGGCGCGATGTCGGCGTCGTCGACCGCGTCGAGGTACTCGCCGAGGGAGTTCCACGTCCACTCGCGCTCGAGTCTCCCGGCCAGGCCGCTGAGGTACTCCTGCCACGGACCGATGCCCCCCTCGTGGTAGAGCGGGGCCATCGAGAACCCGTCCTGGCCGAGAATTTCGGTGGTGATTCCCTGTCGGATCTTCGGCGCGAGCGACGGGTCGGCGAATAGCTCGAGCGCTATCGGCGCCAGAACTGTCGTTCGCGACAGCTTCCCCCGTCGAGGTAGAAATCTCGTACGCCCCGGCTCCGTTGCTCACATTCGTATTTCTGACGAATACGCCGTACATTCCCGACTCCGCGGCGACAAACTCGAACTTCGACCGGCCGCCACTTTCAACGTACTCGCCGGGGCGGATCGTCCGCCCGGTGTACCGTCTGGATCGGTAGACGGCAGTTATTGATTCGGATGTGACCGTCGGCGACGAGGCAACCACCGCCTCTCGTGCAGTTTACCCGACGGTGTGGCTGTGCAGCGGAATTTTACAGCCGATACGGGAAACGAGTTCGGACCGACGATCACGACGTGACAGCCCGACGAGGAACGACGGATAGCCGAAT from Natronorubrum halophilum encodes:
- a CDS encoding N-acyl-D-amino-acid deacylase family protein, yielding MAPLYHEGGIGPWQEYLSGLAGRLEREWTWNSLGEYLDAVDDADIAPNVATLVGHGTARYDVLGMNDVQPTDDELEEMASLVREGLEDGAIGFSTGLVYTPQVYSGTEEVSRLAAELAPYGRPFVAHIRSEGRWIWEALDEFVDIGAEHDVPLQISHFKLTGSEQQGKADRLLAQVEIARERGVDVTADQYPYTAGSSMLTSLLPPWVQSGDADALRETLTDPNQREEIRRDIEEWRIQGWENVGGKTGWDRIEVTNLTSEEFGDEGGCDIATIATERDSTPIDVLCDVLLAENFEASMVAHGLIEEDVRTIMQNERVMVGTDGLFGARPHPRVYGSFPRVLATYVRQENLLSLEEAVRSMTSLSARAMGLDSKGVLRPGLDADLVVFDPAVVDDRATFDDPEQYPLGIEHVVVDGTPIVRDGEDTGARPGGAIR